The proteins below are encoded in one region of Telopea speciosissima isolate NSW1024214 ecotype Mountain lineage chromosome 10, Tspe_v1, whole genome shotgun sequence:
- the LOC122643478 gene encoding uncharacterized protein LOC122643478: MLSEVLWPFRTSQRTSTATKPFALTYGHDAVLPVEISVKSARVAYQQGLTPTVSRLDDLDEDQLAALDRMQVQKKKVAATYNKRINPKHFQEGDIVLKAMLLVGARDPRLGKWSPTWEGPYTVYQVLRGGAYRLCYLEGSVQMRPINDKFLKIFHLTIWDLE; the protein is encoded by the coding sequence ATGCTATCTGAAGTACTTTGGCCATTCAGGACATCACAACGGACTAGCACGGCCACTAAGCCCTTCGCCTTGACGTACGGCCATGACGCAGTGTTGCCAGTGGAGATTAGTGTGAAATCAGCACGGGTAGCATACCAACAAGGGCTTACGCCAACGGTGTCCAGGCTCGATGACTTGGATGAGGACCAATTGGCCGCACTGGATAGGATGCAAGttcagaagaagaaggttgCGGCGACCTATAACAAGAGGATCAACCCAAAACACTTCCAGGAAGGGGACATCGTCCTAAAGGCCATGCTCCTAGTTGGGGCAAGGGACCCCAGGTTGGGCAAATGGTCCCCAACATGGGAGGGACCATATACGGTCTACCAGGTGCTCCGAGGCGGGGCCTACAGGCTATGCTATCTAGAGGGAAGTGTCCAGATGCGGCCTATCAACGACAAGTTCCTTAAGATTTTTCATCTCACGATCTGGGATCTGGAATGA